The following are encoded in a window of Methanobrevibacter sp. genomic DNA:
- a CDS encoding phosphopantothenate/pantothenate synthetase gives MIPKSHPRYESLLLRDKIAKAFEKGYLADTAMIAHGRGEAFDYIIGEQTVYPAKRAMYVAVAALLLSNNPVISVNGNATALAIDEIIELAKAINAKIEINLFYRTDERVRLLTKLYKDHGYPEILGSLDDDIEYLNDIPNNRASASKTGIYTADTILIPLEDGDRAEILKKSGKNILTIDLNPLSRTSKMSDVSIMDNIVRAIPFMTKIAQDLKTQNRDVLVEMVNEFDNNENLKESIEHIKRGL, from the coding sequence ATGATACCAAAATCACACCCTCGTTACGAATCCTTACTTCTAAGAGATAAAATAGCAAAAGCCTTTGAAAAAGGATATTTGGCAGACACCGCCATGATTGCGCATGGAAGAGGAGAGGCTTTTGATTACATAATTGGTGAACAGACAGTTTACCCTGCAAAAAGGGCAATGTATGTTGCCGTTGCAGCATTACTTTTATCAAATAATCCAGTCATATCAGTAAATGGAAATGCAACAGCTTTGGCTATCGATGAAATAATTGAATTGGCGAAAGCTATTAATGCAAAAATAGAAATAAATCTATTTTACAGAACAGATGAAAGAGTAAGACTACTTACCAAATTATACAAAGATCATGGATATCCGGAAATTTTAGGTTCACTGGATGATGACATCGAATATCTGAATGATATTCCAAATAATCGTGCATCCGCCAGCAAGACCGGAATTTACACAGCAGACACTATATTGATTCCTCTTGAAGATGGAGATCGTGCCGAAATACTCAAAAAAAGTGGAAAAAACATACTTACAATCGACTTGAATCCGCTTTCTAGAACTTCAAAAATGTCTGATGTTTCAATAATGGACAATATTGTCCGTGCAATTCCATTCATGACAAAAATAGCACAAGATTTGAAAACACAAAATAGAGATGTTTTAGTCGAAATGGTAAACGAATTTGATAATAATGAAAATCTTAAAGAGTCAATAGAACATATTAAAAGAGGATTGTAA
- a CDS encoding TIGR00289 family protein, whose product MKACVLFSGGKDSTMALYYALKEKEDVKYLLSMKSRNSESYMFHVPNIHVTDLLAEALDIPIMSVETDGIKEEELEDLRHAFENLKGLGVECIYTGALYSQYQKSRIEKLGSEVGLEIISPYWHVDELEYMREIVSLGFKIIISGVAAWGLDESWLGRVIDDEAIDELVKLNEKYYVDIAFEGGEAETLAIDGPIFKKKVKILKDKKEWHRDSGVYIIEDAVLEEK is encoded by the coding sequence ATGAAAGCTTGTGTATTGTTTTCTGGAGGTAAGGATAGTACAATGGCACTGTACTATGCCCTAAAGGAGAAAGAAGATGTCAAATATCTTCTTTCCATGAAATCTCGAAATTCGGAATCATACATGTTTCACGTGCCGAATATTCATGTAACTGATTTGCTTGCAGAAGCGCTTGATATTCCAATAATGTCTGTTGAAACTGATGGAATTAAGGAAGAGGAACTTGAAGATTTAAGGCATGCATTTGAAAACCTTAAAGGTTTGGGCGTGGAATGTATATACACAGGTGCACTTTACTCCCAATATCAGAAATCCAGAATCGAAAAGCTTGGAAGTGAAGTGGGACTTGAAATCATTTCCCCATATTGGCATGTTGATGAACTGGAATACATGAGAGAAATTGTGTCATTAGGTTTTAAAATTATCATCAGCGGAGTTGCCGCCTGGGGATTGGACGAATCATGGCTTGGAAGAGTAATTGATGATGAAGCTATTGATGAGCTTGTAAAATTGAATGAAAAATACTATGTCGATATAGCCTTTGAAGGCGGTGAGGCAGAAACATTGGCTATTGACGGACCTATTTTTAAAAAGAAAGTTAAGATTTTAAAAGATAAAAAAGAGTGGCATCGTGACAGTGGTGTTTATATTATTGAAGATGCCGTTTTGGAAGAAAAATGA
- a CDS encoding CTP synthase, with product MERIFLTKYIIITGGVVSSIGKGITSASMGRILRSYGLKVSAIKIDPYLNWDSGTLNPYQHGEVFVTHDGMETDLDLGHYERFLDVELDGMANITTGKVYESVIAKEREGGYLGECVQVIPHITNRIKEMIRANSESADYDVVLVELGGTVGDIESQPFLEALRQLRNEEGRENVMFVHVTFIPYLNAAGEFKTKPTQHSTKELRSVGINPDVIVCRSQVHIDDALLGKVAHFCDVDVNAVVNTPDAGTIYEVPLVLEDKNIGELIVNRIGLDVDPDSSKLDEWREIVKSLRITDPEVTIGIVGKYVELEDSYISIRESLLHAAASIGVKANIRYLSSDVEELDQKALSEFDGILIPGGFGERGFEGKLDAVDYAIENNVPLFGICLGMQSMVTQFARRNGYPNANSSEFDDNLEFPVIDMMEEQKKIKNMGGTMRLGSYDCSIIEGTKTFDAYGETEIEERHRHRYEFNNDFRQDLQDKGLIISGTSPDDFLVEIVEFPNHPWAIGCQFHPEFKSRPNRPHPLFKSFLEAIYEFSKN from the coding sequence ATGGAGAGGATTTTTCTGACAAAGTATATTATTATAACTGGTGGGGTAGTTAGTTCCATAGGTAAGGGTATTACTTCTGCATCTATGGGTAGGATTTTAAGATCTTACGGTTTAAAAGTTTCAGCTATTAAAATAGACCCGTATTTAAACTGGGATTCTGGAACACTCAATCCATATCAACATGGTGAAGTATTCGTGACTCATGATGGAATGGAAACCGATTTGGATCTTGGTCACTATGAAAGATTTTTAGATGTTGAACTTGATGGAATGGCTAACATTACAACTGGTAAAGTTTATGAATCTGTAATCGCTAAAGAAAGAGAAGGCGGATACTTAGGTGAATGTGTACAGGTTATTCCGCACATTACCAACCGTATAAAAGAAATGATCAGGGCCAACTCTGAAAGCGCAGATTATGATGTTGTTTTGGTTGAACTTGGTGGTACTGTTGGAGATATTGAAAGTCAACCTTTCCTCGAAGCTTTAAGGCAACTTAGAAATGAAGAAGGACGTGAAAACGTCATGTTCGTCCATGTTACATTTATTCCCTACCTAAATGCAGCTGGAGAATTCAAAACAAAACCAACCCAACATTCAACTAAGGAATTAAGAAGTGTCGGAATAAATCCTGATGTTATTGTATGCAGATCACAGGTCCACATTGATGATGCACTGCTTGGAAAAGTAGCTCATTTCTGTGACGTGGACGTTAATGCAGTAGTAAATACTCCTGATGCAGGCACAATCTATGAAGTGCCTTTAGTTTTAGAAGATAAAAATATTGGTGAGTTAATCGTCAATAGAATTGGTTTAGATGTTGATCCTGATTCATCCAAGCTTGATGAATGGAGGGAAATAGTCAAATCACTCAGAATAACTGACCCTGAAGTCACTATAGGTATCGTCGGAAAATATGTGGAGCTTGAAGATTCCTACATAAGTATCCGTGAATCATTGCTTCATGCAGCTGCAAGCATAGGCGTTAAAGCCAACATCAGATATTTGAGTTCTGACGTTGAAGAGCTTGACCAAAAAGCATTAAGCGAATTTGACGGTATACTGATTCCTGGCGGTTTCGGAGAACGTGGTTTCGAAGGCAAATTGGATGCTGTAGATTATGCAATTGAAAACAATGTGCCTTTATTCGGAATTTGTCTTGGAATGCAGTCCATGGTGACTCAATTTGCTCGTAGAAACGGTTATCCTAATGCAAACAGTTCTGAATTTGATGACAATTTGGAATTCCCTGTTATTGATATGATGGAAGAGCAAAAGAAAATCAAAAACATGGGTGGAACCATGCGTTTGGGTTCATATGACTGCAGCATCATTGAAGGAACTAAAACTTTTGATGCATATGGTGAAACTGAAATCGAAGAACGTCATAGACACAGATATGAATTCAACAATGATTTCAGACAGGATTTGCAGGATAAAGGTTTAATAATTTCAGGTACAAGTCCTGATGACTTTTTAGTTGAAATTGTTGAATTCCCAAATCATCCATGGGCTATTGGTTGTCAGTTCCATCCGGAATTTAAATCCAGACCAAATAGGCCTCATCCATTATTCAAATCATTTTTAGAAGCTATTTATGAGTTTTCTAAAAATTAA
- a CDS encoding class III signal peptide-containing protein: MIKEDRAQVSLEYMLILAVSLIILVAFTMPLLNEVMSNTFDVSDSLNTKSDISAIAQSIKKVYGEGEGSRQTITIDVKKPVKIDISNNQISSKIKLNNNKYKVIKINVKSKLKTTALKLDEGKNSMVVEWPVGEENMILYAI, encoded by the coding sequence ATGATTAAGGAGGATAGAGCCCAGGTTTCACTTGAATACATGCTGATATTGGCGGTGTCATTAATAATTCTGGTTGCCTTTACGATGCCCCTTTTAAATGAGGTGATGTCAAACACATTCGATGTAAGCGATTCTTTAAATACAAAATCCGATATATCAGCTATAGCCCAATCTATCAAGAAAGTTTATGGCGAAGGCGAAGGATCAAGGCAGACAATAACGATTGACGTAAAAAAGCCTGTAAAGATTGATATTTCAAATAATCAGATTTCATCAAAAATCAAGCTGAACAACAACAAGTATAAGGTAATAAAAATTAATGTTAAATCCAAACTGAAAACAACTGCCCTTAAGCTTGACGAGGGAAAAAATTCCATGGTGGTTGAATGGCCTGTAGGTGAAGAGAATATGATATTGTATGCAATATGA
- a CDS encoding nucleoside monophosphate kinase, with product MQIMGISGLPGSGKALVSEIASEKGAIIISMGDIIREEAKKRGESTKETAVNLRKEFGDDIVSELTIKKIKKLIDEDENSFILIEGIRSPREVEMFKENFDDFFILSIFANDKLRFERLKIRNREDDSQDYEGFHKRDKTELGFGIGEVISQSDRIIINESDIESYAEKINEFFEEMGL from the coding sequence ATGCAAATAATGGGAATATCAGGCCTACCGGGCTCAGGAAAAGCTTTAGTTTCTGAAATTGCAAGTGAAAAAGGTGCGATTATAATAAGCATGGGTGACATTATCCGTGAAGAAGCTAAAAAAAGAGGAGAAAGTACAAAAGAAACCGCCGTCAATTTAAGAAAGGAATTCGGCGACGATATTGTTTCAGAGTTGACAATTAAAAAAATCAAAAAACTAATAGACGAAGATGAAAACAGTTTTATCTTAATTGAAGGAATAAGAAGCCCCCGTGAAGTTGAAATGTTTAAGGAAAACTTCGATGATTTCTTTATACTTTCAATATTTGCAAACGATAAGCTACGCTTTGAAAGATTAAAAATCAGAAACAGGGAAGATGACTCCCAGGATTATGAAGGCTTCCACAAAAGAGATAAAACCGAACTTGGCTTTGGTATTGGAGAAGTCATTTCACAGTCTGACAGAATCATCATTAACGAAAGCGATATAGAAAGCTATGCTGAAAAAATCAATGAATTTTTCGAAGAAATGGGTTTATAG
- a CDS encoding prepilin peptidase, protein MNYSAVFFIQIIVTILFSILASIYDVRKGFVPDRLNHLLIFFGLASNLALTFLTGNVKFILASFISMVMTYVIAYMLWQLHMWGGGDVKLFTSIATVIPLGLNGEIFNIFPLLSIYPFAFTVIVNSILVSFPFLVIFTTHLIFKNNLVRRNVDLLVNVFNYQSLRTLIKSTLNKTVKIKDLEEGMIVNKYGFNDNHIRELIDESDGNLKVYKSKNDDFRYYFKSKSAGGLTSDDVSLLKVMCLQKFISDSVCIKISFPFTPAILFGLLIALSYGDLMMLITKNFVLVI, encoded by the coding sequence ATGAATTATAGTGCAGTATTTTTTATTCAAATTATCGTAACGATTTTATTTTCTATTCTGGCGTCAATTTATGATGTTCGTAAGGGTTTTGTTCCGGACAGGTTAAACCATCTGCTGATATTTTTCGGTCTTGCATCGAATTTGGCATTGACATTTCTGACAGGTAATGTTAAATTCATTTTAGCTTCATTTATTTCGATGGTTATGACTTATGTAATAGCTTATATGTTATGGCAATTGCATATGTGGGGTGGTGGTGATGTAAAATTATTTACTTCAATTGCTACAGTTATACCATTAGGGTTAAATGGGGAGATTTTCAATATTTTTCCGTTACTGTCAATTTATCCCTTTGCATTCACAGTCATAGTCAACAGCATTCTGGTGTCATTTCCGTTTCTGGTCATATTCACAACCCATTTAATCTTTAAGAATAATCTGGTCAGGAGAAACGTTGACCTGCTGGTAAATGTCTTCAACTATCAATCCTTAAGGACTTTGATAAAATCAACACTCAACAAAACAGTCAAAATAAAAGACCTCGAGGAAGGAATGATTGTAAACAAATACGGTTTCAATGATAATCATATAAGAGAACTCATTGATGAATCGGACGGGAATTTAAAGGTTTATAAAAGTAAAAATGATGATTTCAGATATTACTTTAAATCTAAAAGTGCAGGGGGACTGACTTCAGATGATGTAAGCCTCCTAAAGGTAATGTGCCTTCAAAAATTTATTTCAGATTCAGTGTGCATAAAAATTTCATTTCCTTTCACTCCGGCAATTTTATTTGGTCTGCTTATTGCATTAAGTTACGGGGATTTGATGATGTTGATTACAAAGAATTTTGTTTTGGTGATTTGA